A DNA window from Paenibacillus andongensis contains the following coding sequences:
- a CDS encoding DoxX family protein, translated as MSVIIGAETTAKVQTQPRGKVIAYWVTTSMLAFVEGSGGIGELTHQWGTLETVEIVGYPVYFLTILGIWKVLGTIAILVPGFPRLKEWAYAGIFFGMTGAAVSHAFVGDYGAYAYHLFSTFGFAILTLASWVLRPKSRML; from the coding sequence ATGAGTGTGATCATCGGTGCGGAAACAACTGCGAAAGTACAAACCCAGCCTCGAGGGAAAGTTATCGCTTATTGGGTTACAACGTCAATGCTTGCATTCGTTGAGGGAAGCGGAGGAATTGGAGAGCTAACCCATCAATGGGGGACGCTCGAGACGGTGGAGATAGTAGGGTACCCGGTGTACTTTCTGACCATTCTCGGGATTTGGAAAGTTCTTGGGACGATAGCTATCCTCGTACCGGGTTTTCCGCGGCTTAAAGAATGGGCATACGCTGGCATTTTCTTTGGAATGACGGGGGCAGCTGTATCACATGCATTCGTGGGAGACTACGGGGCTTATGCGTACCACCTATTCAGCACCTTTGGTTTTGCAATTCTCACTCTCGCCTCGTGGGTGCTACGTCCGAAGAGCCGCATGCTTTAA
- a CDS encoding TetR/AcrR family transcriptional regulator — MNQDKPRTDPRILRTRQLLKDALIDLLQEMEIEKISVNRISERATINRVTFYLHYRDIPDMLEKMADEMIGDIQNALNSKPLHPNSAEEKDLWVMVNLLEHIAEHAKFYKVVLGSKRTPIFTERLLKMLSETITNSLENHRKSFILDAGIQKDIAIWYGSAALIGTIVAWIRNDMPYTPQFLAKQFFLLLKLHHKDLFIPPKMDLH, encoded by the coding sequence ATGAATCAAGACAAGCCTCGTACGGACCCGAGGATACTTCGAACGCGCCAACTGCTGAAAGATGCCTTGATCGATTTATTACAGGAAATGGAGATCGAGAAAATATCGGTTAATCGAATCTCAGAGCGGGCAACCATTAACCGAGTAACCTTTTACCTGCATTATCGTGATATCCCGGATATGCTGGAGAAAATGGCCGATGAAATGATTGGGGACATTCAAAATGCCCTTAACAGTAAGCCGCTGCATCCAAATTCTGCTGAAGAAAAGGATTTGTGGGTTATGGTAAATTTGCTTGAACACATTGCAGAACATGCTAAATTTTATAAAGTAGTTCTAGGCTCGAAACGGACGCCAATTTTTACGGAGCGTTTGCTAAAAATGTTGTCAGAGACCATTACGAATAGTTTGGAGAACCACCGAAAATCCTTCATCTTAGATGCCGGAATTCAAAAAGACATCGCGATATGGTATGGTTCAGCAGCCTTGATCGGCACGATTGTGGCTTGGATTCGGAACGACATGCCTTATACACCACAATTTTTGGCTAAACAGTTTTTTTTGCTGCTGAAACTTCATCATAAGGATCTTTTCATTCCTCCCAAAATGGATCTTCACTAA